In the Dioscorea cayenensis subsp. rotundata cultivar TDr96_F1 chromosome 12, TDr96_F1_v2_PseudoChromosome.rev07_lg8_w22 25.fasta, whole genome shotgun sequence genome, one interval contains:
- the LOC120274061 gene encoding exocyst complex component EXO70H1-like: MTKKGILNLLSHHHSNDDNDHHDSHHDHHHHHRFLSMLLPRHHHTQDHLDHNHKVHNHDHAVDDDDHQHRHGMKSILSHLHLHLHPHHHRHHHRHHHDDLTTEQSVSATVMEENINVAEPIVLKWDDNTSPYAKITWLFSDDRAEAHQFLRAVAELQAAMLFFVSSEHGGASVSRSHSLARAQTLMQTAMRRLEREFYQILSANRDRLDPESISTQSSNSSVSVASDGGDDADEELRAAGDFISEVENTSALAMTDLRDIADAMISAGYGKECVQIYRVIRKSIVDEGLYRLGFENHAPNQIQKLEWEALDLKIRSWTSVAKVAVKTLFSGERILCDHVFGGSEPIRESCFADVARDAAVQFLGFAESVTRTKRSPEKLFRMLELYDTISDLCSDIATIFSFESTAAVRSQAITSLQKLSETTRSTLNDFESTIQKDASKIPPPGAGIHPLTSSATIYITSLADYEAPLAEILEEGAIQTQTSAFYSDGTVSSPSTASFSSNEGIRSTMAARLARLLLVLICKLDSKAGIYKEGSMTYLFLANNLWFISRKVKESKLGFILGEEWVAQQAATARQHAGNYQRAAWGRTTAVAAAAEGVAGAEEAWEKVRAFNVAFEETMRSQGECVIADAELREEVRASIAGSIVPGYRILYDKCCEAREPAMSVARYYSPDDVWIRVSGLFENLTGLGHGSFKVSPRAR, translated from the coding sequence ATGACTAAAAAAGGCATTCTAAACCTCCTCTCCCATCACCACAGCAACGATGATAATGATCATCATGATTCACACCATGatcatcaccaccatcatcGCTTCTTAAGCATGCTACTTCCCCGCCACCACCATACCCAAGATCATCTCGATCACAACCACAAAGTCCACAACCATGATCATGccgttgatgatgatgatcatcaacATCGGCATGGCATGAAGAGCATACTatcccatctccatctccatctccatccccATCACCACCGCCATCATCATCGTCACCACCACGATGACTTGACGACGGAGCAGAGCGTTTCGGCCACGGTAATGGAGGAGAACATCAACGTGGCCGAGCCCATCGTCCTCAAGTGGGACGACAACACGAGTCCCTACGCTAAAATTACCTGGCTTTTCAGTGATGATCGCGCTGAGGCGCACCAGTTCCTCCGCGCAGTTGCTGAGCTTCAGGCCGCTATGCTCTTCTTCGTCTCGAGCGAGCACGGTGGCGCCTCCGTCTCTCGATCCCACTCCTTGGCGCGCGCCCAAACGCTCATGCAAACCGCCATGCGCCGTCTCGAGCGCGAGTTCTACCAAATTCTCTCCGCGAACCGCGACCGCCTCGACCCTGAATCGATTTCTACCCAATCGTCTAACTCCTCGGTCTCTGTGGCCTCTGATGGCGGCGATGACGCCGATGAAGAGCTCCGCGCGGCGGGGGATTTCATCAGTGAGGTTGAGAACACTTCGGCGCTCGCCATGACCGATCTCCGTGACATCGCTGACGCAATGATCTCCGCCGGGTACGGCAAGGAGTGCGTTCAAATCTACAGAGTCATCAGGAAATCCATTGTTGATGAGGGCCTCTACCGGCTTGGATTTGAAAACCATGCTCCTAATCAAATCCAGAAGCTCGAATGGGAGGCTCTGGATCTCAAGATCAGGAGCTGGACCTCCGTCGCCAAGGTCGCCGTCAAAACCCTCTTCTCCGGCGAGCGGATCCTTTGCGATCACGTCTTCGGAGGGTCTGAACCGATCCGTGAGTCGTGCTTCGCCGATGTCGCGAGAGACGCCGCCGTGCAGTTCCTCGGATTTGCTGAATCAGTGACCAGGACGAAGCGATCACCGGAGAAGTTGTTTCGAATGTTGGAACTCTACGACACGATCTCGGATCTCTGCTCGGATATAGCCACCATTTTCTCCTTCGAATCAACCGCCGCCGTGCGATCCCAAGCTATAACATCACTCCAAAAACTCAGTGAAACCACGAGATCAACACTCAATGACTTCGAGTCAACGATCCAGAAGGACGCATCCAAAATCCCCCCGCCGGGAGCTGGAATCCACCCGCTAACCAGCTCCGCAACGATCTACATCACCTCCCTCGCCGATTACGAAGCACCGCTGGCCGAGATCCTCGAGGAAGGGGCGATCCAGACGCAGACCTCAGCCTTCTACTCCGATGGGACGGTATCATCGCCATCAACGGCATCCTTCTCATCAAACGAAGGGATCCGATCAACAATGGCGGCGAGATTGGCCAGGCTTCTCTTGGTGCTGATCTGCAAACTGGATTCCAAGGCAGGGATATACAAGGAAGGATCAATGACATACCTATTTCTCGCGAACAATCTCTGGTTCATCAGCCGGAAGGTGAAGGAGAGCAAGCTAGGGTTCATCCTGGGGGAAGAGTGGGTGGCGCAGCAAGCAGCAACGGCGAGACAACACGCCGGGAACTACCAGAGGGCCGCGTGGGGGAGAACAACGGCGGTGGCGGCGGCCGCCGAGGGCGTCGCGGGGGCGGAAGAGGCGTGGGAGAAGGTTAGGGCTTTTAATGTCGCGTTTGAGGAGACGATGAGATCGCAAGGAGAGTGCGTGATTGCGGATGCGGAGTTGAGAGAAGAGGTTAGGGCGTCGATTGCGGGTTCGATTGTTCCGGGTTATCGGATCCTTTATGACAAGTGCTGCGAAGCGCGGGAACCCGCTATGAGTGTGGCTAGATACTACTCGCCTGATGATGTGTGGATTCGGGTTTCGGGTCTTTTTGAGAATTTAACGGGTTTGGGTCACGGTTCGTTTAAGGTAAGCCCACGGGCCCGTTAA